One Campylobacter concisus DNA segment encodes these proteins:
- a CDS encoding NlpC/P60 family protein, producing the protein MLSLINKRIFFALCITLFTGCSFTSNEPKIPQNDYNQTASTNEDFSRQTSSELLGEDDGRADKEFGSFFKKYLNTRAGGDCSGFVSIVNAKYKNMYFDEKTINNYYSKGGRKSKAIYNFYESQNLITHKNPKKGDLIFFSNTLGKGIQKNKDKKNVTHVGIVTAILPDETVKFIHNSGGRIIHSYMNLKQKNTHLKGDKEINSYVVRCSNASCLAANRFAGYGKAK; encoded by the coding sequence ATGTTAAGTTTAATAAATAAAAGAATATTTTTTGCACTTTGTATCACACTTTTTACAGGTTGTTCTTTCACCTCAAATGAGCCTAAAATCCCACAAAATGACTACAATCAAACCGCCTCTACAAACGAAGACTTTAGCAGACAAACTTCAAGTGAGCTTTTAGGCGAAGATGACGGCAGAGCAGATAAAGAATTTGGTTCATTTTTTAAAAAATACTTAAACACTAGAGCAGGGGGCGACTGCTCAGGCTTTGTATCTATCGTAAATGCAAAATATAAAAATATGTATTTTGATGAAAAAACCATCAATAACTATTACAGCAAGGGTGGTAGAAAGTCAAAAGCCATCTACAACTTCTATGAAAGCCAAAATTTGATCACTCATAAAAATCCAAAAAAAGGCGATCTTATCTTCTTTTCAAACACCCTTGGCAAAGGCATACAAAAAAATAAAGACAAGAAAAATGTTACTCACGTTGGCATTGTAACAGCTATACTTCCAGATGAGACGGTGAAATTTATCCACAACTCTGGCGGTAGGATCATCCACAGCTATATGAATTTAAAACAAAAAAACACGCATCTAAAGGGCGACAAAGAGATAAACAGCTACGTCGTAAGATGTTCAAACGCTAGCTGCCTTGCGGCAAATAGATTTGCTGGATATGGCAAAGCTAAGTAG
- a CDS encoding ferritin-like domain-containing protein, whose amino-acid sequence MRFFDEIWDILNEGDVELKFLKFELFYEKFRSNLDICFDEISAPNELTTPCYAKFCDVVSMKELNKKVKPKDKNLNFIHSVAHIEFSAIDIALDACYRFRGLPREFYEDWLEVAEDEIRHFCMIENLLTKQGGRYGELSVHDGLFIALQKTSDRLTSRMALLPRYMEANGLDANAHIIKRLEAEGGQEELIECLKVILEEEVSHVYKGDKWFKFACKKEGVDEKSYFDIILNLYPNSFKSIREINEKDRLKAGFSEEELSWIKNFSKERS is encoded by the coding sequence ATGAGATTTTTTGATGAGATCTGGGATATTTTAAACGAAGGCGACGTGGAGCTTAAATTTTTAAAATTTGAGCTATTTTACGAGAAATTTAGATCAAATTTGGATATTTGTTTTGATGAAATTTCTGCGCCAAATGAGCTAACTACACCATGCTACGCTAAATTTTGCGACGTCGTTAGTATGAAAGAGCTAAACAAAAAGGTAAAGCCAAAAGATAAAAACTTAAATTTCATCCACTCAGTCGCTCACATCGAGTTTAGTGCCATTGACATCGCGCTTGATGCTTGTTATAGATTTAGAGGGCTGCCAAGGGAGTTTTACGAGGACTGGCTGGAGGTGGCTGAGGATGAGATCAGGCACTTTTGCATGATAGAAAATTTACTCACAAAACAGGGCGGCAGATACGGCGAGCTAAGCGTGCATGACGGCCTTTTTATCGCACTTCAAAAGACCTCAGATAGGCTAACTAGCCGCATGGCGCTACTACCAAGGTATATGGAGGCAAACGGGCTTGATGCAAACGCTCACATCATCAAAAGGCTAGAAGCTGAAGGCGGGCAAGAGGAGCTCATTGAGTGCTTAAAAGTCATCTTAGAAGAGGAGGTCTCTCACGTTTATAAGGGCGATAAATGGTTTAAATTTGCCTGCAAAAAAGAGGGCGTCGATGAAAAAAGCTATTTCGACATCATATTAAATTTATATCCAAATTCCTTTAAAAGCATTAGAGAGATCAACGAAAAAGACCGCTTAAAGGCAGGTTTTAGCGAGGAAGAGCTTAGCTGGATAAAGAATTTCTCAAAGGAGAGATCATGA
- a CDS encoding SixA phosphatase family protein, with translation MSKIYFIRHAKAVDENKDGAKDVSRELSPKGKEDAKFMANRLKMYDVMPGAIFSSSAKRCEQTAKIIAKTLKFKEKSIEIKDELYDISFEDLLEFVRNLDKSLDEIFIITHNPSITEICEYLSDSSIDNIPTSGIFCIEFECKFKELKEGSAKVLFFDHPKKHQR, from the coding sequence ATGAGCAAAATTTACTTCATAAGGCACGCAAAAGCAGTTGATGAGAACAAAGACGGCGCAAAAGATGTTTCAAGAGAGCTTAGCCCAAAAGGAAAAGAGGACGCTAAATTTATGGCTAACAGGCTAAAAATGTATGATGTGATGCCAGGAGCTATCTTTTCAAGTAGCGCTAAAAGATGCGAGCAAACAGCAAAAATCATCGCCAAAACTTTAAAATTTAAAGAAAAATCCATAGAGATAAAAGATGAGCTTTATGACATAAGTTTTGAGGATCTTTTAGAGTTTGTAAGAAATTTAGACAAGAGTTTAGATGAAATTTTTATCATCACGCACAATCCTAGCATAACTGAAATTTGTGAATACCTAAGCGACTCATCGATCGATAATATCCCAACTTCTGGAATTTTTTGCATAGAGTTTGAGTGTAAATTTAAAGAGCTAAAAGAGGGCAGTGCAAAAGTTCTCTTTTTTGACCACCCAAAGAAACATCAGAGATAA
- a CDS encoding rhomboid family intramembrane serine protease, producing MAKLSSPATFALILLNLAAFFGATFLHSRELWLALGLNIYFLEKFYLFQPLTSIFVHASAGHLLMNMLFLYQVGTMSELYLGTKRFIIFYIVGGVLTQILSFIYIYFAFENKKFINLVGASGALCMLFGMLATSMLYSDKKAWFGYFAIVVAMSFLPLLMGINVAWYAHFIGWAVGCLYAKFYLKRADEIF from the coding sequence ATGGCAAAGCTAAGTAGCCCAGCTACATTTGCACTTATCCTTTTAAATTTAGCTGCATTTTTTGGTGCCACCTTTCTGCACTCGCGTGAGTTATGGCTCGCGCTTGGTTTAAACATCTATTTTTTAGAAAAATTCTATCTATTTCAGCCCCTCACATCTATCTTTGTGCACGCAAGCGCAGGTCACCTGCTTATGAATATGCTCTTCTTATATCAAGTTGGCACGATGAGCGAGCTATATCTTGGCACGAAAAGATTTATCATTTTTTATATCGTTGGTGGCGTTTTGACGCAAATTTTAAGCTTTATTTATATATATTTTGCATTTGAAAATAAGAAATTTATAAATTTAGTCGGTGCAAGCGGCGCTTTGTGTATGCTCTTTGGTATGCTGGCGACCTCGATGCTATACTCTGATAAAAAGGCGTGGTTTGGCTACTTTGCCATCGTTGTTGCCATGAGCTTTTTGCCACTACTTATGGGTATAAATGTCGCATGGTACGCGCACTTTATAGGCTGGGCTGTCGGCTGTTTGTATGCTAAATTTTACTTAAAGAGAGCAGATGAGATTTTTTGA
- a CDS encoding flagellar protein, translating into MSLAWDYEANACSKDGKFSAKFEGYEVAMGAPTLGELRLFINGEHYLNLKNKLLNHAKTLSNLDQNLVKDGSTHQILLSERAAACFLFSDDSKFLAFCEWTADKMQIVKILRLADMSIKTDNKRKRVVEFLSFDDGVLEILDSPIFMPKNYTLDIRTLFDDKF; encoded by the coding sequence ATGAGCTTAGCTTGGGACTACGAGGCAAACGCGTGCAGCAAGGATGGCAAATTTAGTGCCAAATTTGAAGGCTATGAGGTCGCTATGGGCGCTCCAACTCTTGGCGAGCTACGACTTTTTATAAATGGCGAGCACTATCTAAATTTAAAAAACAAGCTCTTAAACCACGCAAAAACGCTATCAAATTTGGATCAAAATTTAGTTAAAGATGGCAGCACCCATCAAATTTTACTTAGCGAGAGAGCGGCTGCTTGCTTTTTGTTTTCAGACGACTCTAAATTTCTAGCTTTTTGTGAATGGACGGCAGATAAAATGCAGATCGTAAAGATACTTCGCCTAGCCGATATGAGCATAAAAACTGACAACAAACGCAAAAGAGTAGTGGAATTTCTCTCATTTGATGACGGTGTACTTGAAATTTTAGACTCACCGATCTTTATGCCCAAAAACTATACACTAGATATCCGCACACTCTTTGACGATAAATTTTAA
- a CDS encoding MacB family efflux pump subunit: MISLKNITKSFKLGDNEIEILHGINLEIKKGEFIAIIGQSGSGKSTLMNILGCLDSPSGGQYLLDGKDISKFDSDALAKLRRDKFGFIFQRYNLLSTMNALENVALPSIYAGANKSEREKRANELLGSLGLSEKAKNLPNKLSGGQQQRVSIARALMNGGEIILADEPTGALDSKSGLRVMEILVDLYKKGHTIIIVTHDPKIAEYASRVIEIKDGNIVSDNVKNSKIYEASKQTQPEKSKFTYYKDQLIESFKMSVNAMLAHKLRSLLTMLGIIIGITAVISVVALGKGSQEQILAGIRKIGTNTIDIMPGKGFGDMLSGKVKTLSISDANMLAKQSFLDSVTPNTSTSGVLTYENISLSASLKGGGVGSFDVNGLKLEEGRIYDDDEVLNSDSVALIDQNTKNSIFKNDDPIGKIILFNKKPLRIIGVLQKDDFKMGDSSTLKIYAPYTTVLNKVTGDKFISSITAKVNEGVNAQIAEKSLSELLEIKHGKKDFFTRNSDSIKQTIEETISTMRLLISSIAVVSLVVGGIGVMNIMLVSVTERTKEIGIKMAIGARQSNILQQFLIEAVLLCLIGGAIGIVLSYAIGYVFNNFLNGFSMIFSNGSIVLALVTSMAIGIIFGYMPAKNASKLNPIDALSRE, from the coding sequence GTGATAAGCCTAAAAAACATCACTAAAAGCTTTAAGCTAGGTGACAATGAGATAGAGATCTTGCATGGCATAAATTTAGAGATAAAAAAGGGCGAATTTATAGCCATCATCGGTCAGTCTGGCTCTGGTAAATCTACCCTGATGAACATCCTTGGCTGCCTTGATAGCCCAAGTGGTGGGCAGTACCTGCTGGACGGCAAAGATATATCAAAATTTGATAGCGATGCACTTGCTAAGCTTAGAAGGGATAAATTTGGCTTTATCTTTCAAAGATATAACCTTCTTAGCACGATGAACGCCCTTGAAAACGTAGCGCTACCAAGCATCTACGCAGGGGCAAACAAGAGCGAGCGAGAGAAAAGAGCTAATGAGCTTCTTGGCTCTCTTGGACTTAGCGAAAAGGCGAAAAATTTACCAAATAAACTCTCAGGCGGACAACAGCAAAGGGTCTCCATAGCAAGGGCGCTGATGAATGGCGGCGAGATCATTTTAGCAGACGAACCAACTGGCGCGCTTGATAGCAAAAGTGGGCTAAGGGTGATGGAAATTTTAGTTGATCTTTACAAAAAAGGTCACACTATCATCATCGTTACGCACGACCCAAAGATCGCAGAGTATGCAAGCCGTGTGATCGAGATAAAAGATGGCAACATCGTAAGTGACAATGTCAAAAATAGCAAAATTTATGAAGCCAGCAAGCAAACTCAGCCAGAAAAGAGCAAATTTACCTACTATAAAGACCAGCTAATTGAAAGCTTTAAAATGTCGGTAAATGCGATGCTAGCGCATAAACTAAGATCGCTTTTAACGATGCTTGGCATTATAATTGGCATTACAGCGGTCATTAGCGTCGTTGCCCTTGGCAAAGGCTCGCAGGAGCAAATTTTAGCTGGCATCAGAAAGATCGGCACAAACACGATCGACATCATGCCTGGTAAAGGCTTTGGCGATATGCTCTCAGGCAAGGTAAAAACGCTCTCCATAAGCGATGCAAATATGCTTGCTAAGCAGTCCTTTCTGGACTCAGTCACGCCAAATACAAGCACCTCAGGCGTGCTAACCTATGAAAATATCTCGTTAAGTGCAAGCCTAAAGGGTGGTGGAGTAGGGAGCTTTGACGTAAATGGGCTAAAGCTAGAAGAGGGCAGAATTTACGATGATGACGAGGTTTTAAACTCTGATTCAGTCGCTCTAATCGATCAAAACACCAAAAATAGTATCTTTAAAAATGATGATCCTATCGGCAAGATCATACTTTTTAACAAAAAGCCACTTCGCATTATCGGCGTTTTGCAAAAGGATGATTTTAAGATGGGAGATTCAAGCACGCTTAAAATTTACGCCCCTTACACGACTGTGCTAAACAAGGTCACTGGGGATAAATTTATAAGCTCGATCACAGCTAAAGTAAATGAAGGTGTCAATGCGCAAATCGCCGAAAAGAGCCTAAGCGAGCTTTTAGAGATCAAGCACGGCAAAAAGGACTTTTTTACAAGAAACTCAGACAGTATCAAGCAAACTATCGAAGAGACCATCTCTACAATGCGCCTTCTCATCTCAAGCATAGCCGTCGTTTCGCTCGTAGTTGGGGGCATAGGCGTCATGAACATCATGCTAGTCTCAGTCACAGAGCGCACCAAAGAGATAGGCATAAAAATGGCGATCGGAGCCAGACAGAGCAACATCTTGCAGCAGTTTTTGATAGAGGCGGTGCTACTTTGCCTTATCGGCGGAGCCATCGGCATCGTCCTATCCTACGCTATCGGCTACGTTTTTAACAACTTCTTAAACGGCTTTAGCATGATCTTTTCAAACGGCTCGATCGTGCTTGCACTTGTCACGTCGATGGCTATTGGCATCATCTTTGGCTACATGCCAGCTAAAAATGCCTCAAAACTAAATCCAATAGATGCGCTTTCAAGGGAGTAA
- a CDS encoding TolC family protein, which produces MKFLSLALVLVLSGCAVKNIDENYKQILLEDNASGELNLDTSWWKQYEQSYLDELVALALKNNTDLAKAAINVNKALAQAGVLQANLIPSFNAGVEATSSKNIKEGGASSRNFGSSIGLSYELDLWQKLANSKDAAMFEADASKFDLEAGKLSVINSVADAYFQILYLNESIKTYEQILEIYNELNRIVELKFELGKEDALSLKQINSQQLNAQNKIESAKKELVSAKKTLRILLNERPEFELKFEALTLSPVKRVGVDLDVPTSTIANRPDLRAAIFRIEEGILNYKASQKEFYPSITLGASLKSSTDKKEEAFSLKFLNGNIALNLPFLNYHKLKSNLKVSEANFELAKINYISTLNSALNEIDAFYKDYLNDEALLANYQEQIKNYEEISKIYELKYSYGKVELKQFLEAKNSELEAKIGLLKAKYTLLQDELNIYKSMAGKFNR; this is translated from the coding sequence ATGAAATTTCTAAGCCTAGCTTTAGTGCTCGTTTTAAGCGGTTGCGCTGTTAAAAATATAGATGAAAACTATAAGCAAATTTTACTTGAAGATAACGCTAGTGGCGAGCTAAATTTAGACACTTCTTGGTGGAAGCAGTATGAGCAAAGCTATCTTGATGAGCTTGTAGCGCTTGCGCTTAAAAACAACACCGACCTTGCAAAAGCTGCGATAAATGTAAATAAAGCGCTCGCTCAAGCTGGTGTTTTGCAGGCAAATTTAATACCAAGCTTTAACGCTGGCGTCGAGGCAACAAGTAGCAAAAACATAAAAGAGGGCGGCGCTTCTAGTAGAAATTTTGGCTCAAGCATAGGGCTTAGCTACGAGCTTGATCTTTGGCAAAAGCTAGCAAATAGCAAAGACGCAGCGATGTTTGAAGCAGATGCTAGCAAATTTGATCTGGAAGCTGGCAAACTAAGCGTGATAAACTCCGTAGCAGACGCTTATTTTCAAATTTTATATCTAAACGAGAGCATAAAAACTTATGAGCAAATTTTAGAAATTTATAATGAGCTAAATAGGATAGTTGAGCTTAAATTTGAGCTTGGCAAAGAGGATGCGCTAAGTCTAAAGCAGATAAACTCACAGCAACTAAACGCTCAAAATAAGATAGAAAGTGCTAAAAAAGAGCTAGTGAGTGCTAAAAAAACGCTTAGGATTTTACTAAATGAGAGGCCAGAATTTGAGCTTAAATTTGAAGCTCTCACGCTAAGTCCCGTTAAAAGAGTGGGCGTTGATCTAGATGTGCCAACAAGCACCATAGCAAACCGACCTGATCTAAGAGCGGCCATTTTCCGCATAGAAGAGGGTATCTTAAACTACAAAGCGAGCCAAAAAGAGTTTTATCCAAGCATCACACTAGGAGCCAGCCTCAAAAGTAGCACCGACAAAAAAGAGGAAGCGTTTAGCCTTAAATTTCTAAATGGCAACATCGCTTTGAATTTGCCATTTTTAAACTACCACAAGCTAAAGTCAAATTTAAAGGTTAGCGAGGCGAATTTCGAGCTTGCAAAGATAAACTACATAAGCACACTAAATAGCGCATTAAACGAGATAGACGCATTTTACAAAGACTACTTAAATGACGAAGCACTGCTTGCAAACTACCAAGAGCAGATAAAAAACTACGAAGAAATTTCAAAAATTTACGAGCTAAAATACTCCTACGGCAAGGTCGAGCTAAAGCAGTTTTTAGAGGCTAAAAATAGCGAGCTAGAGGCCAAAATAGGGTTACTAAAAGCAAAATACACACTTTTACAAGACGAGCTAAATATCTATAAATCGATGGCTGGCAAATTTAATAGGTAA